In a single window of the Flavobacterium sp. W4I14 genome:
- a CDS encoding putative lactoylglutathione lyase (product_source=COG3607; cath_funfam=3.10.180.10; cog=COG3607; ko=KO:K07032; pfam=PF00903; superfamily=54593), producing the protein MKAKIWANLGVKNVEKSRAFYTKLGFEKNAGLESDELASFLFGEDNFVIHFFKEDSLKKGMKGELADLSKGNEVIFTISAETKEEVDNWAVKVKDAGGSVFSPPEEFQGMYGCAFADPDGHKFNILKWK; encoded by the coding sequence ATGAAAGCAAAAATTTGGGCCAATTTAGGCGTTAAAAATGTAGAGAAAAGCAGAGCCTTTTACACCAAACTGGGTTTTGAAAAAAATGCTGGGCTAGAAAGTGATGAATTGGCCAGCTTTTTATTTGGCGAGGATAATTTTGTGATACACTTTTTTAAGGAAGATAGTTTAAAAAAGGGCATGAAAGGCGAGTTAGCCGATTTAAGTAAGGGCAATGAAGTGATATTTACCATTTCGGCAGAAACAAAGGAAGAAGTAGATAACTGGGCAGTAAAAGTAAAAGATGCCGGTGGTTCTGTATTCTCGCCACCAGAGGAATTTCAAGGCATGTACGGCTGCGCTTTTGCCGACCCTGATGGGCATAAGTTTAATATATTAAAATGGAAATAA
- a CDS encoding non-lysosomal glucosylceramidase (product_source=KO:K17108; cath_funfam=1.50.10.10; cog=COG4354; ko=KO:K17108; pfam=PF04685,PF12215; superfamily=48208; transmembrane_helix_parts=Inside_1_11,TMhelix_12_34,Outside_35_906), whose product MDNNTVGRRDFIKKAGLLTAGLAALCFPVWAQSIFAQDYPLHNIPEDKDIDPLWARSLFNRGEVSTYLKSRNELKYIGMPVGGLHAGTVYVGGDGRLWLWQIYNETFEGPQEGIDPKVVNWNDGTALRNIRNRDGAAYIEPTIADNKRVLEQGFAVKTIINGKNVIKELNESDWDEISFTASYPVANIRYSSKGFPLEVNLKVYSPFIPLDAERSALPATILRLEVINKGKRLLKVSVLGWMENGANKLTGKVNTGQRKNQVIELEKSTGIFSSFEPTNEEVKVAGDSGTMSFMLHNAAGKPQTSFSPWPIKDKDFDQSLTAATTIEAPEKLVGSVGLSANLLPGKSLKADYSISWHFNNPNPKLKKLVKDAEGGYHYGARFKDATAVSTFIDANFDELSTTTELWSNTWNNSTLPHWFLERTFVNIGTLATANTYRFADGRFWGWEGVGACAGTCTHVWQYAQAVARVFPELEKGLREKVDLGVGFKEDTGAIIFRAENESRPAIDGQAGTVLRFYREHQMSKDGVFLQANWPKIKKAVQFMLDQDKNGDGMTDTPMENTLDAVWEGEIAWIVGLCIAAARAAQAMAEEVKDAVFARTCENYVNNGRKNMEKELFNGEYFIHRPDAVQGRKKLGSYNTCHIDQVYGQSWAFQVGLPRILDQGKALSALKALWKYNFTMDVGPYIKTHTGGRPYALPGEGGMVMNTNPHNEPKPFGENVSWQLGYFHECMSGFEHQVAAHFMAEGMVQESLILTRVIHDRHHAAKRNPFNEIECSDHYARAMASYGTFITACGFEYHGPKGYIAFAPKWNKENFKAPFTSALGWGTYSQQKSGLKQHHHFELKYGTLALNTISLEKLGGGKSKTVSAQLGGKQIPLAFKQENNLIEIRINETVNIQKNQVLTISIA is encoded by the coding sequence ATGGATAACAATACAGTTGGCCGAAGAGATTTTATTAAAAAGGCAGGTTTGTTAACAGCAGGTCTCGCTGCATTATGCTTTCCGGTATGGGCACAGAGCATTTTTGCTCAGGATTATCCCTTACATAATATTCCGGAAGATAAAGATATCGACCCCCTTTGGGCACGTTCACTTTTTAACAGGGGCGAGGTAAGCACTTATCTGAAAAGTCGAAATGAACTAAAATACATTGGTATGCCTGTAGGAGGTTTACATGCTGGTACCGTTTATGTGGGCGGAGATGGACGGCTTTGGCTCTGGCAGATTTACAATGAAACCTTTGAAGGGCCTCAGGAAGGAATAGACCCTAAGGTGGTTAACTGGAACGATGGAACTGCTTTACGCAACATACGTAACAGGGATGGCGCAGCATATATAGAACCCACTATTGCCGATAATAAACGTGTGCTCGAACAGGGTTTCGCCGTTAAAACTATCATCAACGGAAAAAACGTGATAAAAGAACTGAATGAAAGTGATTGGGATGAAATCAGTTTTACAGCATCGTATCCGGTAGCCAATATCAGATATAGCAGTAAAGGATTTCCGCTTGAAGTAAACCTAAAGGTTTATTCCCCTTTTATCCCTCTTGATGCAGAGCGATCGGCTTTGCCGGCTACAATTTTGCGCTTGGAAGTTATAAACAAAGGCAAAAGGCTGCTAAAAGTTTCTGTTTTGGGCTGGATGGAAAATGGAGCAAATAAGCTTACTGGTAAAGTAAACACCGGACAGCGGAAAAATCAGGTTATTGAGCTTGAAAAATCTACTGGCATATTTTCATCTTTTGAACCAACAAACGAAGAAGTAAAGGTAGCAGGCGATAGTGGTACCATGAGTTTCATGCTGCATAACGCAGCAGGGAAACCCCAAACATCATTTAGTCCCTGGCCAATAAAAGATAAAGATTTTGATCAGTCTTTAACAGCTGCCACAACGATAGAAGCTCCTGAAAAACTTGTTGGAAGCGTTGGCCTTTCAGCTAATTTATTGCCAGGGAAGTCGCTAAAAGCAGATTATTCGATAAGCTGGCATTTTAATAACCCTAATCCAAAACTGAAAAAACTGGTGAAAGATGCCGAAGGTGGTTATCATTATGGAGCCAGGTTTAAGGACGCCACAGCAGTTTCGACATTTATCGATGCGAATTTTGATGAGCTCTCTACCACAACAGAGTTATGGAGTAACACCTGGAACAATTCGACCTTGCCACATTGGTTTTTGGAAAGAACTTTTGTAAACATAGGCACATTGGCTACTGCTAATACCTATCGTTTTGCCGATGGCAGGTTTTGGGGCTGGGAAGGTGTAGGCGCCTGTGCAGGTACCTGTACGCACGTTTGGCAATATGCACAGGCTGTGGCAAGGGTTTTTCCTGAACTGGAAAAAGGTCTGCGGGAAAAGGTTGATCTCGGCGTCGGGTTTAAGGAAGATACAGGGGCAATTATTTTTCGGGCAGAAAATGAAAGCAGGCCTGCCATTGATGGTCAGGCAGGTACGGTACTCAGATTCTACCGGGAGCATCAAATGAGTAAAGACGGTGTTTTTCTACAGGCCAACTGGCCAAAGATCAAAAAGGCGGTGCAGTTTATGCTCGATCAGGATAAGAATGGAGATGGTATGACCGACACCCCGATGGAGAATACCCTGGATGCAGTATGGGAAGGAGAAATTGCCTGGATAGTGGGGCTTTGTATTGCTGCGGCAAGGGCTGCACAGGCCATGGCAGAAGAAGTAAAGGATGCAGTATTCGCCAGAACCTGCGAAAACTATGTAAACAATGGCCGCAAGAATATGGAAAAAGAACTGTTTAACGGAGAATATTTTATCCATCGTCCGGACGCTGTTCAGGGCCGTAAAAAACTGGGTTCTTATAATACCTGTCATATCGATCAGGTTTACGGACAAAGCTGGGCATTTCAGGTAGGTTTGCCCCGTATACTTGATCAGGGAAAAGCCTTGTCTGCACTTAAAGCTTTATGGAAATACAATTTCACGATGGATGTGGGGCCTTACATTAAGACACACACTGGCGGCCGCCCATATGCACTTCCTGGTGAGGGCGGCATGGTGATGAATACAAATCCCCATAACGAGCCTAAGCCCTTTGGCGAGAATGTAAGCTGGCAGCTTGGCTATTTTCATGAGTGTATGAGCGGTTTCGAACATCAGGTAGCCGCACATTTTATGGCAGAGGGCATGGTACAGGAAAGCCTTATTTTAACCCGTGTTATTCATGATAGGCACCACGCGGCAAAACGAAATCCATTTAATGAAATAGAATGTAGCGACCATTATGCAAGGGCAATGGCAAGTTACGGAACTTTTATTACAGCCTGTGGTTTTGAGTATCATGGCCCAAAGGGATATATTGCTTTTGCTCCGAAATGGAACAAAGAAAACTTTAAAGCACCTTTTACTTCTGCACTTGGATGGGGAACCTATAGTCAGCAAAAATCAGGACTTAAACAGCACCATCATTTCGAATTGAAATATGGTACGCTGGCCTTGAACACAATCTCCCTTGAAAAACTTGGTGGAGGGAAATCAAAAACAGTTTCGGCTCAATTAGGCGGAAAACAAATCCCTTTAGCTTTTAAACAGGAAAATAACCTGATAGAAATCAGGATAAATGAAACAGTTAACATTCAAAAGAACCAGGTTTTAACCATCAGCATTGCTTAA
- a CDS encoding L-fucose mutarotase/ribose pyranase (RbsD/FucU family) (product_source=COG4154; cath_funfam=3.40.1650.10; cog=COG4154; pfam=PF05025; superfamily=102546), whose product MNPFRLIIKSATIILIAGELFLAGCTAPTKQKENLKDVSDNWEQEFSAKLPMLGHRNWILIVDKAFPEQNAAGMEYIYANEDLNAVLKKVLSQINLSGHVKPIIYRDKELEFISEQQAKGITQFKTGITNTLVNLPVQTMLHDSVFKKLDTESKLFKVLMIKTNEVIPYTSVFLQLDCAYWTKSKEDTLRNMMKHDSK is encoded by the coding sequence ATGAACCCATTCCGTCTTATAATAAAATCAGCCACCATCATATTAATTGCAGGCGAACTATTTCTGGCTGGTTGTACTGCGCCGACAAAGCAGAAGGAGAATTTAAAAGATGTTTCGGACAATTGGGAACAGGAGTTTAGTGCTAAATTACCGATGCTGGGACACAGAAATTGGATTTTGATCGTAGATAAAGCCTTCCCGGAGCAAAATGCTGCAGGAATGGAATACATTTATGCAAACGAAGACCTGAATGCTGTTTTAAAAAAGGTGCTTTCCCAAATTAACCTATCAGGTCATGTAAAACCGATTATTTACAGGGATAAAGAACTTGAGTTTATTAGTGAACAGCAAGCCAAAGGGATTACACAATTTAAAACTGGTATTACAAATACACTGGTTAACCTACCTGTACAAACTATGCTGCATGATTCTGTTTTTAAGAAATTAGATACTGAATCGAAATTGTTCAAAGTGCTGATGATTAAAACAAATGAAGTAATTCCTTATACTTCTGTGTTTTTGCAGTTGGATTGTGCCTACTGGACTAAATCAAAGGAAGATACTTTGAGAAATATGATGAAACATGATAGTAAGTAA
- a CDS encoding uncharacterized protein YndB with AHSA1/START domain (product_source=COG3832; cath_funfam=3.30.530.20; cog=COG3832; pfam=PF08327; superfamily=55961), which produces MMEQLPFQKRAKPKSLKSRKLKNDLMSNNTVSLHRVLKASPEKVYRAFTEPLAIASWLPPYGYLCTVHEMTVALGGSFKMSFQNFSTSNGHSFGGKYLEVTPNEFLKYTDQFDDPNLPGEMITSVWLKKTLVGTEIKITQEGIPSAIPVEMCYLGWQESLEKLAKLVEPEIPDA; this is translated from the coding sequence ATGATGGAGCAGCTACCATTCCAAAAACGGGCGAAACCGAAAAGCCTTAAGAGTAGGAAATTAAAAAATGATCTTATGTCGAACAACACCGTTTCATTGCACAGAGTTTTAAAAGCATCACCAGAAAAAGTATATCGTGCATTTACTGAACCTCTGGCAATCGCTTCATGGTTACCTCCATATGGCTATCTTTGTACTGTTCACGAAATGACAGTAGCATTGGGAGGTTCCTTTAAAATGTCGTTTCAGAATTTTTCTACATCCAATGGTCATTCGTTCGGCGGAAAATACCTTGAAGTAACACCAAATGAGTTTTTAAAGTATACCGATCAGTTTGATGATCCAAACCTGCCTGGTGAAATGATTACTTCAGTTTGGTTGAAAAAGACATTAGTGGGCACCGAAATTAAAATTACTCAGGAAGGAATTCCCTCAGCTATTCCTGTAGAGATGTGTTACCTGGGTTGGCAGGAATCGCTTGAAAAGTTAGCTAAGCTGGTAGAACCAGAAATACCAGATGCTTAA
- a CDS encoding hypothetical protein (product_source=Hypo-rule applied): MNPFRLIIKSAAIILIAGELFLAGCTAPTKQKGKSKTVSAQLGGKQIPLAFKQENNLIEIRINETVNIQKNQVLTISIA, translated from the coding sequence ATGAACCCATTCCGTCTTATAATAAAATCAGCCGCCATCATATTGATTGCAGGCGAACTATTTCTGGCTGGTTGTACTGCGCCGACAAAGCAGAAGGGGAAATCAAAAACAGTTTCGGCTCAATTAGGCGGAAAACAAATCCCTTTAGCTTTTAAACAGGAAAATAACCTGATAGAAATCAGGATAAATGAAACAGTTAACATTCAAAAGAACCAGGTTTTAACCATCAGCATTGCTTAA
- a CDS encoding hypothetical protein (product_source=Hypo-rule applied; cleavage_site_network=SignalP-noTM; pfam=PF12388; superfamily=55486) — MKNTKFLSLAMVCALFFCISSCKKNNTSEQTNNKSEISASTLQQIRSLGFSVENARKVDNGYLVEGDIVLTDANLNEKSLSPNLNIAETEQYRTTNVVKSLPRVITISVTNLPQVYSDAVDLMISRYNSLGLRMTFQRANTGTTGNIDVFGFNEGPSGGYITLGSSGFPTSSGEPFNQVKMNTNVNAYGTNPNLLYVASVLQHEVGHCIGFRHTDYMNRAYSCGGKRSNEGTAGVGAIQIPGTPSKADAESFMLACSNGGDRTFNANDVIAMNYLYK; from the coding sequence ATGAAAAACACAAAATTTTTATCATTAGCCATGGTATGCGCTTTATTTTTCTGCATATCTTCATGCAAAAAGAACAACACTTCTGAACAAACTAACAACAAATCCGAAATATCAGCAAGTACTTTACAACAAATAAGAAGCTTAGGATTTAGCGTCGAAAATGCACGTAAAGTTGATAACGGTTACCTGGTTGAAGGCGACATCGTTCTAACAGATGCCAATTTAAATGAAAAGTCTTTAAGCCCTAATTTAAATATTGCTGAAACCGAGCAGTACCGCACAACAAATGTTGTTAAATCACTACCGCGTGTGATTACAATTTCTGTTACAAATTTACCACAGGTGTATAGTGATGCTGTTGACCTAATGATTTCAAGATATAACTCATTGGGCCTGCGTATGACTTTTCAAAGGGCTAATACAGGTACTACAGGTAACATTGATGTATTTGGATTTAACGAAGGGCCAAGTGGCGGCTACATCACTTTAGGCTCATCTGGTTTTCCTACTTCAAGCGGCGAGCCATTCAATCAGGTTAAAATGAATACGAATGTTAATGCCTACGGTACCAATCCTAATTTATTGTATGTAGCCTCAGTTTTGCAACATGAAGTTGGGCATTGTATAGGATTCCGTCATACAGATTATATGAACAGAGCATACAGCTGCGGAGGAAAACGTTCTAACGAAGGAACAGCAGGAGTTGGTGCGATACAAATCCCAGGCACACCATCTAAAGCAGATGCAGAATCATTTATGCTGGCTTGCTCTAACGGAGGCGACCGTACATTTAATGCAAATGATGTAATTGCAATGAATTACCTTTATAAATAA
- a CDS encoding hypothetical protein (product_source=Hypo-rule applied; smart=SM01174; superfamily=47836), protein MLTKLSILFVTFTPLSCHLRHLNDIDNLQRFVLDKTTDVLLSYEAYN, encoded by the coding sequence ATGCTAACTAAATTAAGTATTTTATTTGTCACTTTCACGCCCTTAAGTTGTCATTTACGCCACCTAAATGACATCGATAATCTACAGAGATTTGTATTAGATAAAACAACAGACGTATTATTGAGTTACGAGGCATATAATTAG